From the genome of Campylobacter concisus, one region includes:
- a CDS encoding GGDEF domain-containing protein — translation MKEEILAVMNVFSVATYLFLLRLIYDSPENNKITMLIVQLEILFHALVCMLTLGWGYGFGLLFLASSLILFFTSFTYKFFNYIIVAVQIILSIACYVYLDGQPVKDFDGFKDLLFVFNLSMVCIFSVVISYLLESSNLFIFLSILEEKEMAENILNHDPLTGLLNRTSMQKILSQNDLYKNRDFAIVMCDIDNFKKINDTYGHGAGDAVLKSLSGIFKNTFRDKDRVARFGGEEFLAVVLGVKKDVAVSIVERVRETLSKNIVEFENIKINATMTFGVVAHDGRGEFSLEKMIKQADNLLYAGKRSGKNIVMSADYDPKA, via the coding sequence ATGAAAGAAGAAATTCTAGCAGTTATGAATGTATTTTCAGTAGCAACCTATCTTTTTCTTTTAAGGCTTATCTACGATAGCCCTGAAAATAACAAGATAACAATGCTGATAGTCCAGCTTGAAATTTTATTTCATGCATTGGTTTGTATGCTGACACTTGGATGGGGATATGGATTTGGGTTGTTATTTTTAGCGTCGTCACTAATACTATTTTTTACTTCATTTACCTATAAATTTTTTAACTACATAATAGTTGCAGTGCAAATAATTTTATCTATAGCCTGCTATGTATATTTAGACGGACAGCCTGTAAAAGATTTTGACGGCTTTAAAGATCTACTTTTTGTTTTTAACTTAAGTATGGTTTGTATATTTTCGGTTGTTATTTCGTACCTTTTGGAAAGCTCAAATTTATTTATATTTTTAAGCATCTTAGAGGAAAAAGAGATGGCTGAAAATATCTTAAATCACGATCCATTAACAGGACTTTTAAATCGCACTTCGATGCAGAAAATTTTAAGCCAAAATGATCTTTATAAAAATAGGGACTTTGCTATCGTTATGTGCGATATTGATAACTTTAAAAAGATAAATGATACCTATGGACACGGCGCAGGAGATGCTGTTTTAAAAAGCTTATCAGGCATATTTAAAAATACATTTAGAGATAAAGATAGAGTAGCTAGATTTGGCGGAGAAGAATTTTTAGCAGTCGTCTTGGGTGTAAAAAAAGATGTAGCTGTAAGTATCGTAGAGCGTGTGAGAGAGACTTTGAGTAAAAATATAGTCGAGTTTGAAAACATAAAGATCAACGCAACTATGACTTTTGGAGTAGTTGCTCATGATGGCAGGGGAGAATTTAGCTTGGAAAAGATGATAAAACAAGCTGATAATCTACTTTATGCTGGTAAGCGAAGTGGTAAAAATATCGTTATGAGTGCGGATTACGATCCAAAAGCATAA
- a CDS encoding GGDEF domain-containing protein codes for MTHDFVDQSSYKAIDDIYKTILDVMIAANALSLLLFMIIATPLLFMCLLFIAAGILLRIKFDIKYRVLISLAFHLNIILLVTIIVTTMGWNTGIWIILVGVIFINYFLAFDSKSLTYIMAFLELILLILLYFIHKDETPLIPSAIRGTIVVCSIVFAFFIVLRLSMFADVITSSGYQQIRKETEELEKDSKHDFLTGLLNRRTIEKTLRFELVANKERSGNTNLVIMLGDIDNFKKINDTYGHDCGDEVLKDVASALKKSFRGKDYVCRWGGEEFLIILPDTKIEFIHEVSKRLKKQINNAKLPDKTPVTMTFGMLVCANGIEVDFEQAITLVDKLLYEGKQNGKDRIELEILKKGSDA; via the coding sequence TTGACACACGATTTTGTAGATCAAAGTAGTTATAAAGCGATCGATGATATCTATAAAACGATATTAGACGTTATGATAGCTGCGAATGCACTATCTTTGTTACTTTTTATGATCATAGCTACACCACTACTTTTTATGTGCTTATTATTTATAGCAGCTGGAATATTGCTTAGAATAAAATTTGACATAAAATATAGAGTATTAATATCTCTTGCATTTCACCTAAATATCATATTACTTGTTACTATTATTGTTACTACTATGGGTTGGAATACTGGAATTTGGATAATACTTGTTGGTGTAATTTTTATAAACTACTTCCTAGCGTTTGATTCAAAGAGCCTTACTTATATAATGGCATTTTTAGAACTAATCTTGCTTATACTTCTTTATTTTATTCATAAAGATGAGACGCCGCTGATCCCATCAGCTATACGAGGGACGATAGTCGTGTGTAGTATTGTTTTTGCTTTTTTTATTGTTTTAAGACTTTCAATGTTTGCAGATGTCATCACTTCTAGCGGATATCAGCAAATAAGAAAAGAGACAGAAGAGCTTGAAAAGGACTCAAAGCATGATTTTTTAACTGGTCTTTTAAATAGAAGAACAATAGAAAAAACTTTAAGATTTGAACTAGTTGCTAACAAGGAAAGAAGTGGTAATACAAATTTAGTCATAATGTTAGGCGATATTGATAATTTTAAAAAAATAAACGATACATATGGACATGACTGTGGTGATGAGGTCTTAAAAGATGTAGCCAGTGCCTTGAAGAAATCATTCAGAGGCAAAGACTATGTTTGTCGCTGGGGTGGAGAAGAATTTTTGATAATCTTGCCCGATACAAAGATAGAATTTATCCACGAAGTGAGCAAAAGGCTTAAAAAACAGATAAACAACGCAAAACTTCCAGATAAAACTCCAGTTACTATGACCTTTGGCATGCTAGTATGTGCAAATGGTATTGAGGTGGATTTTGAGCAAGCCATAACTTTAGTAGATAAGCTGCTTTACGAAGGCAAGCAAAATGGCAAAGACCGCATCGAATTAGAAATTTTAAAAAAGGGCTCAGATGCGTAG